A region of Streptomyces paludis DNA encodes the following proteins:
- a CDS encoding cytochrome P450, which translates to MPAFDPRSPDFLADPYPAYAELRARGRAHYYAPSDQWLVPHHADVSALLRDRRLGRSYGHRFTHEEFGRTAPPAGHEPFHELNDHGMLELEPPDHTRIRRLVSKAFTPRTVEQLQPYVRKLAAELVGRLVDEGGGDLLTAVAEPLPVAVIAEMLGVPEEDRPLLRPWSAAICAMYELNPPEETARQAVTASLEFSTYLRGLITARREKPGTDLISGLIAAHDEGGRLTEAEMVATCALLLNAGHEATVNSTVNGWHALFRHPEQLAALRADRSLLPTAVEELMRYDTPLQLFERWVLDPVEIGGTTIPRGAEVALLFGSANHDPAVFAAPDTLDLGRRDNPHISFSAGIHYCIGAPLARIELAASMAALLDQAPGLGPAAEPVRKPNFVIRGLEELPVVV; encoded by the coding sequence ATGCCAGCTTTCGACCCCCGGTCGCCCGATTTCCTCGCCGACCCCTACCCCGCCTACGCCGAACTGCGGGCGCGGGGCCGGGCGCACTACTACGCGCCGAGCGACCAGTGGCTCGTCCCGCACCACGCGGATGTCTCCGCGCTGCTGCGCGACCGGCGCCTCGGCCGCTCGTACGGGCACCGGTTCACGCACGAGGAGTTCGGCAGGACCGCGCCGCCCGCCGGGCACGAGCCCTTCCACGAGCTGAACGACCACGGGATGCTGGAGCTGGAGCCGCCGGACCACACCCGGATCCGCCGGCTGGTCTCGAAGGCGTTCACACCGCGTACGGTCGAGCAGCTCCAGCCGTACGTACGGAAGCTCGCGGCCGAACTGGTGGGCCGGCTCGTCGACGAGGGCGGGGGCGATCTGCTGACCGCCGTCGCCGAACCGCTGCCCGTCGCCGTCATCGCCGAGATGCTCGGCGTCCCCGAGGAGGACCGCCCGCTGCTGCGGCCCTGGTCGGCGGCCATCTGCGCGATGTACGAGCTGAACCCGCCGGAGGAGACGGCCCGGCAGGCGGTCACCGCCTCGCTGGAGTTCTCCACGTATCTGCGCGGACTCATCACCGCCCGGCGCGAGAAACCCGGCACGGACCTGATCTCCGGACTGATCGCCGCCCACGACGAGGGCGGCCGGCTGACCGAGGCCGAGATGGTCGCCACCTGCGCCCTGCTGCTGAACGCCGGGCACGAGGCCACCGTCAACTCCACGGTCAACGGCTGGCACGCCCTCTTCCGGCACCCGGAGCAGCTCGCCGCCCTGCGCGCGGACCGGTCCCTGCTGCCCACGGCCGTCGAGGAGCTGATGCGCTACGACACACCGCTCCAGCTCTTCGAACGGTGGGTGCTCGATCCGGTGGAGATCGGCGGGACCACCATCCCGCGCGGCGCCGAGGTCGCGCTGCTCTTCGGCTCCGCCAACCACGATCCGGCGGTCTTCGCCGCGCCGGACACCCTGGACCTCGGCCGCCGCGACAATCCGCACATCTCCTTCAGCGCGGGGATCCACTACTGCATAGGCGCTCCGCTGGCCCGGATCGAACTCGCCGCGTCGATGGCCGCACTGCTCGACCAGGCCCCCGGTCTCGGCCCGGCCGCGGAACCGGTCCGCAAGCCGAACTTCGTGATCCGGGGGCTGGAGGAACTGCCTGTGGTGGTGTGA
- a CDS encoding FAD-dependent monooxygenase gives MKVACVGGGPAGLYFSILMKRQNPSHDITVHERNPAGSTYGWGVTYWGGLIQKLHQHDPESARAVRENSVSWSDGVAHIRDHRTTHRGDEGFGIGRRVLLDILAERAQSLGVHVEFGRELAPDDAPPDADLLVACDGAGSALRERHAGHFGTESVTGRNVYIWLGTTKVFSAFTFAFVETEHGWIWAYGYPFGPDHSTCVVECSAATWTGLGLDEANEADGLALLEKLFAEPLDGHPLIGRADSGGSARWLTFRTVTNRTWSHGNLVLLGDAAHTTHYSIGAGTTLALEDAVSLAGALRGQPALRTALTHYERERRSALLSTQSAARYSAQWYENLPRYTQLPPEQMFALLGQRHSPLLPHLPPALYYRLDRTAERLDALRRLKRWLGPKVARTAHSRLR, from the coding sequence GTGAAGGTCGCCTGTGTCGGCGGCGGGCCCGCCGGACTGTATTTCTCCATCCTGATGAAGCGGCAGAACCCGTCCCACGACATCACCGTCCATGAGCGCAACCCGGCCGGTTCGACCTACGGCTGGGGTGTGACGTACTGGGGCGGTCTGATCCAGAAGCTCCACCAGCACGATCCCGAGTCCGCCCGCGCCGTCCGGGAGAACTCCGTCTCCTGGAGCGACGGGGTCGCCCACATCCGCGACCACCGGACCACACACCGCGGCGACGAGGGGTTCGGCATCGGCCGGCGCGTACTGCTGGACATCCTCGCCGAACGGGCCCAGTCCCTCGGCGTCCACGTGGAGTTCGGGCGCGAGCTGGCCCCGGACGACGCGCCGCCGGACGCCGATCTGCTCGTCGCCTGCGACGGGGCGGGCAGCGCGCTGCGCGAGCGCCACGCCGGCCACTTCGGTACGGAGTCGGTGACCGGGCGCAATGTCTACATCTGGCTCGGCACGACCAAGGTCTTCTCCGCCTTCACCTTCGCCTTCGTGGAGACCGAGCACGGCTGGATCTGGGCGTACGGCTACCCGTTCGGCCCCGACCACAGCACCTGTGTCGTCGAGTGCTCCGCGGCGACCTGGACGGGGCTGGGGCTCGACGAGGCCAACGAGGCGGACGGGCTGGCCCTGCTGGAGAAGCTCTTCGCCGAACCGCTGGACGGGCACCCGCTGATCGGCCGGGCGGACTCCGGCGGCAGCGCGCGCTGGCTGACCTTCCGTACCGTCACCAACCGGACCTGGTCGCACGGCAATCTCGTCCTGCTCGGCGACGCCGCGCACACCACGCACTACTCCATCGGCGCGGGCACCACCCTAGCCCTGGAGGACGCCGTCTCCCTGGCGGGCGCGCTGCGCGGGCAGCCGGCCCTGCGCACCGCGCTCACCCACTACGAGCGCGAGCGCCGCTCGGCGCTGCTCTCCACGCAGAGCGCGGCCCGCTACAGCGCCCAGTGGTACGAGAACCTGCCCCGCTACACCCAGCTGCCGCCCGAGCAGATGTTCGCGCTGCTCGGCCAGCGCCACTCCCCCCTGCTGCCGCATCTGCCGCCCGCGCTGTACTACCGGCTGGACCGGACGGCCGAGCGGCTCGACGCGCTGCGCCGGCTCAAGCGCTGGCTGGGCCCGAAGGTCGCCAGGACAGCGCACTCCCGGCTGAGGTAA
- a CDS encoding ATP-binding protein, with translation MYPVVGYLPVVTTSFVGRETELDAVERALQEHRLVTLTGGGGIGKSRLALRAADRARARYPDGVWWADLSPLHDDRLLIATVCDAVGLLDHSARRPVEALGEWLAGRRALLVLDCCERVIASCAGVVADLLVAAPALTVLATSRQPLGIGGEHLLDVGPLPAGGAGQEAVRLFRDRAAAAAPHLALDTPAAAAAVAEICHRLEGIPLAVELACARLRENGVEEIATRLRAPAPGSAPGSAPGSAPTPAPSSPAAPPSPLPSLSRSTARLDVLADDSVWPQRHRALRTAIGWSHELCAPLERLLWARLSVFPGAVDVADARAVCAGGPLTGHDVPVLLERLAAQSVLQRDGDRYRMLDTLREYGTMWLGELGERGLLADRHAGHFAETAAQAHTGWLGPRQVDWYRRIADCHADLCAALDHLLVREPERAVRMAGHTGLFWSCCGHLHEARTYLERALSRTSAHGPDRIRALWALSITRTLQGDHEDARRLGEECSLAAWRDQDPESVLSAAHSVSFTYLMMGRPKSALTVADRALRHVTGDPADAPSQLRCRVIRLFALSALGRLDEAYEDAAALQRLSLGYGEHWARAYADHQLALIELMRGRPRDAERHARAMLAGKYRLRDSLGIALGLDLLAGAIAARGDGVAAARTSGTGHTYWRMIGHPHRGTPELGAIRDEWERRAREAAGDPAYESAYQLGLVTDAESGLALALQGHLPS, from the coding sequence ATGTACCCCGTGGTGGGCTACCTTCCCGTCGTCACGACCAGTTTCGTCGGCCGAGAGACCGAACTGGACGCTGTCGAGCGGGCATTACAAGAGCACCGGCTGGTCACTCTCACGGGCGGCGGCGGCATCGGCAAGAGCCGTCTCGCGCTGCGCGCCGCCGACCGGGCGCGGGCCCGTTATCCGGACGGGGTCTGGTGGGCCGACCTGTCGCCCCTCCATGACGACCGGCTGCTCATCGCCACCGTCTGCGACGCCGTGGGCCTCCTGGACCACAGCGCGCGCCGGCCCGTGGAGGCGCTGGGCGAATGGCTGGCCGGGCGGCGCGCGCTGCTCGTCCTCGACTGCTGCGAACGGGTGATCGCCTCCTGCGCCGGCGTCGTGGCCGACCTCCTTGTCGCCGCGCCCGCCCTGACCGTCCTCGCCACCAGCAGACAGCCGCTCGGCATCGGCGGCGAACACCTCCTCGACGTGGGGCCGCTGCCCGCCGGCGGGGCCGGGCAGGAGGCCGTCCGGCTCTTCCGCGACCGGGCCGCCGCCGCCGCGCCCCACCTCGCCCTCGACACCCCGGCCGCCGCCGCGGCGGTCGCCGAGATCTGCCACCGCCTCGAAGGGATCCCGCTCGCCGTCGAACTGGCCTGCGCCCGGCTCCGCGAGAACGGCGTGGAGGAGATCGCCACCCGGCTGCGGGCCCCCGCCCCCGGATCAGCTCCCGGGTCCGCGCCCGGATCCGCCCCCACGCCCGCGCCAAGCTCGCCCGCCGCACCCCCGTCCCCGCTGCCCTCCCTCTCCCGCTCCACCGCCCGGCTCGACGTCCTCGCCGACGACTCCGTATGGCCCCAGCGCCACCGCGCCCTGCGTACCGCCATCGGCTGGAGCCACGAACTCTGCGCGCCCCTCGAACGGCTTCTGTGGGCACGCCTCTCGGTCTTCCCGGGCGCCGTGGACGTGGCCGACGCCCGGGCCGTCTGCGCCGGCGGCCCGCTCACCGGCCACGATGTCCCCGTACTCCTGGAGCGGCTCGCCGCGCAGTCCGTCCTCCAGCGCGACGGCGACCGCTACCGGATGCTCGACACCCTCCGCGAGTACGGCACGATGTGGCTCGGGGAACTCGGCGAGCGCGGCCTCCTCGCCGACCGCCACGCCGGCCACTTCGCCGAGACCGCCGCCCAGGCGCACACCGGCTGGCTCGGACCGCGCCAGGTCGACTGGTACCGCAGGATCGCCGACTGCCACGCCGACCTCTGCGCCGCCCTCGACCATCTGCTCGTCCGCGAACCCGAACGGGCCGTACGGATGGCCGGCCACACCGGGCTCTTCTGGAGCTGCTGCGGCCATCTGCACGAGGCCCGCACCTATCTGGAACGCGCGCTGAGCCGCACCTCCGCGCACGGCCCGGACCGTATCCGCGCGCTCTGGGCGCTCAGCATTACCCGTACCCTCCAGGGCGACCACGAGGACGCCCGAAGACTCGGCGAGGAGTGCAGCCTCGCCGCCTGGCGCGACCAGGACCCGGAGTCCGTGCTGTCCGCCGCCCACTCCGTCAGCTTCACCTATCTGATGATGGGCCGCCCCAAGTCCGCCCTCACGGTCGCGGACCGCGCCCTGCGCCATGTGACCGGCGACCCCGCCGACGCCCCGTCGCAGCTGCGGTGCCGGGTGATACGGCTCTTCGCGCTCTCCGCGCTCGGCCGGCTCGACGAGGCGTACGAGGACGCCGCCGCCCTCCAGCGGCTCAGCCTGGGCTACGGCGAGCACTGGGCCCGCGCCTACGCCGACCACCAACTCGCCCTGATAGAGCTGATGCGGGGCCGGCCGCGCGACGCCGAGAGGCATGCGCGCGCCATGCTCGCGGGCAAGTACCGGCTGCGCGACAGCCTCGGCATCGCGCTCGGCCTCGATCTGCTCGCCGGGGCCATCGCGGCCCGGGGCGACGGCGTGGCGGCCGCCCGTACCTCCGGTACGGGACACACGTACTGGCGCATGATCGGCCACCCGCACCGGGGCACCCCCGAACTGGGCGCCATCCGCGACGAGTGGGAGCGGCGGGCGCGCGAGGCGGCGGGTGATCCGGCGTACGAGAGCGCCTACCAGCTCGGTCTGGTGACGGACGCCGAGAGCGGCCTCGCCCTCGCGCTCCAGGGACACCTTCCGTCGTGA
- a CDS encoding MIP/aquaporin family protein, giving the protein MKEHVGKRGGLIGELSAEFAGTMILILFGCGVVAQVVAGGLGDHDSIAWAWGLGVTLGVYVAARLSGAHINPAVTLSFALFRGFEWRKVLPYVLAQTAGAFVAALLVRWNYTEVLAKADPGHTYKTQIVFSTLPGNGTLPVSEWGALRDQIIGTAILVLVLFALTDLLNSPPGANLGPLLIGLLIVAIGMAWGTDAGYAINPARDFGPRLASFITGYHGAWRDQYGNLYFWVPIVGPLIGGPLGAALYKFFIGKYLPAGEQEIGRIPEPVK; this is encoded by the coding sequence ATGAAAGAACACGTAGGAAAACGGGGCGGTCTCATCGGCGAACTGTCCGCGGAGTTCGCCGGGACCATGATCCTCATCCTCTTCGGCTGCGGAGTGGTGGCCCAGGTGGTGGCCGGCGGGCTCGGCGACCACGACAGCATCGCCTGGGCGTGGGGGCTCGGGGTCACCCTCGGTGTGTATGTGGCCGCCCGGCTCAGCGGCGCCCACATCAACCCGGCGGTGACCCTGTCGTTCGCGCTCTTCCGCGGTTTCGAGTGGCGCAAGGTGCTGCCGTACGTACTGGCGCAGACGGCGGGCGCGTTCGTGGCGGCGCTGCTGGTGCGCTGGAACTACACGGAGGTGCTGGCCAAGGCCGACCCCGGACACACCTACAAGACCCAGATCGTGTTCTCCACACTGCCCGGCAACGGCACACTCCCGGTGAGCGAGTGGGGCGCGCTGCGGGACCAGATCATCGGTACGGCCATCCTGGTCCTGGTCCTCTTCGCGCTCACCGATCTGCTCAACAGCCCGCCCGGAGCCAACCTCGGGCCGCTGCTCATCGGTCTGCTGATCGTGGCGATCGGCATGGCGTGGGGCACCGACGCCGGATACGCCATCAACCCGGCGCGCGACTTCGGCCCCCGGCTGGCCAGCTTTATCACCGGGTACCACGGGGCATGGCGGGACCAGTACGGCAACCTCTACTTCTGGGTGCCGATCGTGGGCCCGCTGATCGGCGGGCCGCTCGGCGCGGCGCTGTACAAGTTCTTCATCGGCAAGTACCTGCCGGCCGGGGAGCAGGAGATCGGCCGGATCCCCGAGCCGGTGAAGTAG